A stretch of DNA from Rhinoraja longicauda isolate Sanriku21f chromosome 9, sRhiLon1.1, whole genome shotgun sequence:
CAACAAGATCATCTGTGCGGTCTTTCATTGAGAACAGCTTCCTGCTGATCATAGACGGTGCAGTATCTCTTCCCAGCATAAGTGACCAGTTGCACTCCCTGAAGTTGAATGTTttcgtaagtcataggagctgaattaagccattcggctcattgaatctactccgccattcattcatggctgacctatctttccctctcaaccccattctcctgccttctccccatagcactTGACACACTAATCACAAATTTGTCAatctccttaaaaatacccatcggcatccactctatccaggcctttcattatttcgtgagtttcaatgagatccccccatatcattctaaactcaagcgagtacaggcctagtgctgtcaaatgcttatCATAAGTTAACCAAATCATCCTCCTGAACCTCTGGAAGTTTGACATTCATAGCCAAGATTTGGAAACTtgaaaaattatattaaaatgcAACATGAAAGAACCATAAACATGAAATCTGTTTATTTTGTCTGTTTATTCCAGTTCATTTTATTTTAGGCTGCTGTTCTTGCACCATTAAGGTGTAGGCTCTGACAGATTTTTGTTGCCCAAGAGCGAGGAAATTTGCCATTGAGGTTCAGTTGAACTGAAGGCTACATTCCATCAAATGCTTGAAAATCCCAAGCTGCTCTGTTGATTGCTTAAACAAAGACTTTTAAACAGTGACCAGATCAATTTTTACAATGTTCAGGCAATCCTGTTCCCAGCTAAATTTCAGTTTGTAAGAGAAGCCTTACTTTTGAAGTCCAGTAGACTCCTTGATAGATATGCAGTGGAATAGAGCCCGATCTTGCCAGTAAAGGTAACAGGAAAGAAGTAAACTCAGAACAAAATATCCCTTTTGCAGCACAATGTCACGTTCAGCAATCCCTTCTATGAACTTTTGCCTGATCAAGTTGTAGCATAATTAGTTTCTTTGTATCCCCTTGAGGCAGGAGAAATTTGGGGAAtgttgctgttattgtacctttaTTTCATGTATCTCAAAAAATGTATACACTTTACATAATCTCTGAGAGAATCTGCTTTATCATTTAGATAAATGTGGAGAGAGCAGTGgaattactttttttttgcattttattttgcCAGAGGGGCTCACAGATGTGATATTGTATCACCAACCGGATGATAAGAAGAAGAATAGGGGTTTCTGCTTCTTGGAGTTTGAGGATCATAAATCTGCAGCCCAGGCTAGACGCAGGCTTATGAGTGGGAAAGTGAAGGTGTGGGGTAACGTTGTAACGGTGGAATGGGCAGACCCCATCGAGGATCCCGATCCTGAGGTCATGTCAAAGGTACTAATCCTTGTGCATTGTTTCAGTTGTGACGTGGGCTTAGTGGTATTGTCAAATTTTAAATCCTTGCATTTGTTCACTCTATGAAAGTCGATCATTGTTGTCATCACTTCTGGCGATTATTATTGGGAACCCTAAATACACTTTCCTTCCCTTGATCTAGGATGTTTACTCAGACTGAATGCCATCGTGAAATACCCTTTAGATCCAAGTCTCGGTCTTGTTCTAATTTGCACTGCACTTGCCATGTATATGTAGTGGCTTCATTCAGTGGTGAGTGGCTCTTCAGTATCTTCAGCCAAGAGTTCCGTTGCATAATCTCCATTTGGTGTAACTTCAACAGTTGAAAGGTTTGATGCTTTCGGGAGAAAACTGTATTTAAGTAGCATTCCCCATATTTGCCTAAATATCAAATGTTCCCGATTCTCCCTTTATTTTACCAGCTTTCTAGCATGCACCATATAAAGATTGCATTTATGCAACccttttatagacacaaaatgctggagtaactcaataggtcaggtaggatatttggagaaaaggaataggtgacgtttcaggtcgaaacccttcagaccCCTTTGGTGAGACAGAACTAtgattgattggttgaaagatagagcatggaaactggcccactgggtccatgatatccatcacctgttcgcactagttctgttatctcacATATCCACTCCCCGCATATTCAGGACAATTTAgacaggccaattaatctacaagcctgcacgtctttgggatataggatatgttttttttgtttttttttaactcgGAGGAATCCCAAACGATCACggcgaatatgcaaactccatacaggctgcACCCAAGGTCAGCGTTGAGCTTGGGGGTATCTGGCACTGAGATGCAGCACCTAGAAGATAATAAGTAATTTCACAGAGAATGTCTGAAACTGCAGGGATCAAGTCCTTGATAACGTTTACTTTTGGGCTAATGAGCTTTTATTTGCACCAATACACCACATATTCATAGAATTTAGTTGGCAATGTTAACTCCAAAGTATCCATTGTCAACATGAGGCTTGTCTTCTTACAGCATCCAGGACAAAGTGGCATTACATGGATGACCATAAACATGCACGCACACCATaacagggtggcactgtggcacagcgatagagttgctgccttccaccgTGGCGCCACCAGttatggctgcctcaccaacagactgtcctttcttctgttttgttattttaagtatgtgttaaaagtatgttttagtgttccttggtctgttttatggtgggggggggggggagagttgggggaaacatttttttcaatctcttacctcgacggggaTGCGTTTTTTTCTGTTTTGTATCTCCGtctccactgcggcctaacatcgcggaACTGCTGAccttttgccggggatcgactggagagctccaaccacgaggcctgtggactttaacatcctgAAGCCTGCGGTCTGGTAAGAGGCCGACTCGGAAGGTCCATGCCTTGGAGAGAGCTTCAacagccccgacgcgggagtttcagtCATCCCGATGCGAGGGCTTCGGACTGTCGGCTGCGGGGGCGTTGATCGGGGGccctgactgcagatggttcaacagtcccgaccacgggagaacaaagaggaagaatattgaactttattaccttccatcacagtgaggaatgtggaatgaatgaattaattaatggttttttggccaagtatgtgcatgtacaaggaatgtgccttgatgctccgctcacaaatgacaacacaaacataaagttaacaattaagaataaagcataaacacatcaaaacaataaggatacaacattacggtctaaacatgtgggtgaaaataatccagagcaaaaaagaggctacagactggttattgagtagagctactacttgtAGAAAAACAGCTGTTTTTATGCCTGTGGCTGTTTTGACAGTCCCGAGTCGCCTTcccgagggaagtgcttcaaagatattgtggccagggtgagaggggtcagagatgatcttgcccgctcgcttcctggcccttgcagtgtacagttcgtcagtggggggaaggttgcagtcaacaactttctcagctgatcgaacgatcctttgcagcctccggatgtcgtgcttggtggctgagccagaccatgatggagaaggtggatgtttatgttaaatttaattttatgtcaaatttaattttatgtgtgttgttgcttttcacttagtatggctgtatggtaactcaaaactcactgtcttaattagtacatgtaacaataaattgatcttgttaCATGttacaatcctgattatgggtgttgtctgtacagggtttgtacgttctccctgtgaccatgtgggttttccctggatgctactgtttcctcctacacaagacgtacagatttgtaggttgattggcttcagtaaaaatagtaaattgtccctagtctgtagaatagtgctaatgtacggtgattactggttggtgcagattagtgggcgaaggacctgtttccgcactgtatctctaaactaaactttaaggcCAACCTGCCTCAGATTCTGAAACAGCGCTCCCGGTCTCAAGTAGGGTGTGCCTATGAGTATCATTCTCATGTACTCACCCCATCTTAGATTTGAAACACATTGCCAGCTTCATTGTTGCTTCAGCTTCATGCGCTCTTTGCTGATTAGCACTGTGGGGGTACCCACCCTCACCTTTTGGACAATGGTTCAAGAAGTCTGCTCATCTGCTCCAAAGGCAACTAGCAATATTGGCCTTCCAAGCAGTGACCACATGGTGGGAATAAACTAGGCAGGAGAAAGTAAAAGTTGAATCCTAAAACTGTCACAACATTGTTTTTTTATGTGCCTCATGACTAACTTCCATCTTCGAGCATGTACTTGGGTACTGCAATGTTGCTTGTTACTTTTTACTGTTACTAATGCTGATCAATAGAATGTTTTTCTTTGGATATAACTCATCTAAAAACATCTAATTTGCAGGTGAAAGTGCTGTTTGTTCGTAATTTGGCCAGTACAGTAACGGAAGAATTACTAGAAAAAACCTTCAGTCACTTTGGCAAATTGGAACGGGTGAAGAAACTCAAAGATTATGCTTTTGTTCACTTTGATGAAAGAGACGGCGCAGTAAAGGTAAAGATTCAGTAGAAAGCAGCATCAAATGAAAGGTTGGACTTTGCTATATTCCATGCAGCTGTTTGACTAGGCTTGTTAATCTTTTTTAATTGCTTATTTCCAATGGTATATACATCTGTAAAGCAGTTCCATCCAATTGCACATTGCAGGCAATGAATGAAATGAATGGGAAAGACTTGGAaggtgaaaatattgaaattgttctTGCTAAGCCACCGGACAAGAAGAAGAAGGAACGCCAGGCTCAGAGGCAAGCTGCTAGATCTCAGCTGTAAGTACATCTGATGGATCGGCCGTTCAATTGTAGCAGTCGGTTTTTTGAAGAACTCCGTTAAAATGTAGTGGCTGTGGTGAAGCCTCAGATGGTCCAGTGGTAAATCCTGTTGCCAAGTCAGAGGTTGGTTGGTGGTATATCAGCAGCTGTTTTTAATAATTTACTGACAGCACTTGTCAGCATGTTACAAGCGTGAATCCTTTCTGCGCAAACTTGCACTTCAGTTGCTGATTTTGCCCGTTGAAATTAGAAACACTAATTTTGCTCAGTCTAGCAAATACTTTGGCCTGCAGGTGGAAGTGCTTTGGTTATTAACTGGTATGATTTTTAGCTTCAGTACAAGATGAAATTGTGTAGTAAATCTACAGGTGAACTCCTCATTCCTATTCCTTGAAATTTGGGTGCACAAAAGAACAGAAAGCTGAATTATTCTTCTATTGTGCTCTCAGTTAACTGTAGGAGAATGGAAACTTTCGCCTATTTAATATTTACTGACTTTCCCTGTGGTAGATTTGGTGGGCTTTAAATTAGCAttaatttcatagaaacatagaaaacaggtgcaggaggaggcccttcgaaccagcaccgtaattcattgtgatcatggccgatcatccacaatcagtaacctgtgcctgccttctccacatatcccttgattccactagccccaagagctgtatctaactcttaaattcatccagtgatttggcctccactgccctctggcagagaattctacaaattcacaactctttgggtgaaaaagttccttcgtacctcagttttaaatgacccctttattctaagactggcccctggttctggactcccccaacattgggaacatttttcctgcacctagcttgtccagtccttttataattttatatgtctctataagatcccctctcatccttctaactccagtgaatataagactagtctatacaactacagaagaacctatactgaaatcctctcgttatgaaggccaacatgccattagctttcttcactgcctgctgtgcctgcacgccaactttcagtgattggtgtacaaggacacccaggtcttgctgcacatcccctttacctaacctgacaccattgagataataatctgcctccttgtttttgccgccaaagtggataacctcacatttatctatattgtactgcatctgccaaatcattaatatatatagtaaatagttgaggccccaacaccaagccttgcagcactccactcgccaaggCCCGTCATTCTGATAAGGacatgtttactcctactctttgcttcctgtctgccaaccaattctctaactTTCTCTTTCAAATtaaggatggggggtggggggagatatgCCATTCATACTCTTGAGAGTTGTGCCATTTAGTTGGATCCTGGCTGATTCTGCCTCAATTCATTTGACGCGGCTTTTCTCCATGTGTCTTGCTGCATGGTGAACTGATGTGCAATAGCTAATCCATTAACCCATCCTGTTGGCTGGAGCCTAGTGAGTAGAGAGTCATCCTAAAACTATATAATCGGTGGAgataccccccgccccccctgctGCAATTGTGGTCAATCTGCTATCAAGGCCCATTGTCTTTACTAGAGATGCTGAGTCCAAAGCTGAAAGTAGTTTTCACAGCTGCAAGGCTATGTTTTTTCTGTCTTGTCCCATTCTCACTTCTGTACCCTAACCCTTGAAATGATTACGTTTTGTACCCCTGCTCTTTGAGCAATTTTTTTTGTGTAAAGTATCATCGTGCCTAATGTTGATTACTCCAGGAGATGTGTGGATATCAATGTTAAACATTATGGTAGCTCTTGAATCCATGCTGGTAGTACTTGAAGGATAGTGAGAAATACAACTAAGTGAATTTTGTCCCAACGGTGCCAACCTTTTTGTCTAAGAAAAAtaattgaactccatctgccagtTTCACCTGCTTGTTTAGTGTATCTTGTACATGTGTAACTGCCCTGATAAAGAAATTCACACTGCAATTTGATTTTCTTGATAGCATTTATTATATTTGTGTAGTTAGATTTCCATATCTGCTGCATATACCTGTTAAATGATGAAAGTATACATCAGATGTGATTATTGCAGGAGATGTGTGGTTATCAATGTTAGGCATTATGGTAATTCTTGGATCCATTGTGGTAGTTCTTGAAGGATAGTGAGAAATGAGTACACCACTCAAACTGTTTACTTCCAGCTTGAGTACCATTCGCTATCTATGTGAACTTTATGTTATAATTTAGGAAGTTATGAATTTATACCCTGTGCTTTTAATTAAAAATTGCTTGCctattaatcatgccttctacaaaTCAAGTATCTTTTTAACTCCAGGTATGAGGATTACTATTACTACCCTCCACCCCGAATGCCCCCTCCGACACGAAACAGAAATCGTGGAGCCAGAGGAGGTTACAGTTATCCACTAGATTACTATAGTTATgaagattattatgattattatggctACGATTACCATGATTATCGTGGAGGATATGAAGATCCATATTATGGTTATGATGATTATCAAACAACTGCTATAGGAAGAAGTGGCAGAAGTGGAAGAGGTGCACCTCCTGCTAGAGGTCGTGGAGTTTCCCAACCACGAAGATCTGGATTCTCACAACGTGGTCAAATGGCAGGGAGAGGTGCTCGTGGTGCAAGAGGGGGTCCCCAGGCACAGCAGAGAGCCCGCGGGGTACGTGGTGTGAGAGGTAGCCGCGGTGGAAATTTAGGAGGCAAACGGAAAGCTGATGGGTACAACCAGCCAGATTCGAAGCGGCGCCAGACCAATAATCAAAACTGGGGCTCCCAACCTATTGCTCAGCAACCTCTCCAAGGTGGTGATTATTCTGGTAACTATGGTTACAAATCTGAGAACGACCACAGGTTTTATCAGGATACTTATGGGCAACAGTGGAAATAGACCACTAGGGTTCAGTAAAATGACTGACAGATTGTCTGTACTGACTTTAAAACACAGATTAGCTTTAAATCTGATTGGCTGCCGCTTGTTAATTGGTGACATCTGGCAAGATACCCCAATGTGCAGATATGTatactttaaaaaatcacttgCAGTCTGCAATGATTGCACCTGTCTGGGAATGACTTTCTTTTTGAAATTTGGCTTTTTAAATGCATTCCAGCTAGTTTAGCTGAAGTCAGACATAATTCATCATGATTTTgccaaaaaattgtttttttgaaATCTGGCTTACTACTAAACATATATTAAGCTTCAGTGTATATATATTACTGGTAGTCCTGTTTATGTGGCTTTAAAATGCAACATTTTCAAATCgcttgttgcttttttccccCCTTGAATTTCTTGTATTTGAAGTACCAACAAAACTATGTTACTAACTTGCATTCCCAGAAGCAGGCAAGTCGACCTAAATAAATTTGTTTCATGTTGAATCATTTCAAATTACTACCAGTTCTTGGTTTGACTATTCCAGAAATGAGTTTGCCAAGTTTATTCTACTATTCTCTATCTACTGTTCATGTCTATGTCAATAAAATTTCAAAACTATCAAACAGCATGAATTTAACTAAATTCCATTTTGTTCCATAAATTTTCCTTTGACAAATCATTTATTTTTACCAAAACTGATCCAAATTCTCCAATGAATTTCTAATGGAAAACCTTGGACAGTGGTATTACAAGGAAGTATTAGAAATATGTTAACATTTGCACAGTTTATTTCATTTTTGATATTGTGTATCTGAATGATATGTAACATTGAGATGAATCTTTAAGGCAGCATGTGATTTATCAATGGCTATGTCTTGCAAAATAATTTGGGGTAATTAACAAGGACACATATTAATGAATGCATATGTGAATTAAGTTTGAATTGCTGCCTTGCTGTTTTGACTATAATCTGAATCTAACAAGCACTGATCTTTTATGCCATGACAGAACTCTGCAAATGACACCAAATGGTACTTAAACTTACTTGTTCTttgtggtttgtttcatttttggcatttttaaagataaaattaaaTATTCCTCAGGATAAATTTTTGAACTTTTCACAAAACATTTCTAGAATACAAATCGCAAAAAACAGATGCTATTAATTTTCAGCCCTAAATGCTTAGTGTGTTCCTTGCCTAACCTCTTAATATCTGTTTTATATGTGCATTATGAAATAACTGAAGTTTGTATAACCAATCTGTTCAAATTTGTTCTCAAAATATAAAGTGACATATTTTGATAGAATTCTCTTTGGAAACGGGAGTGTACCATTTCTTACACGTATGCTAGGAGTGATGTTCTGAAATTCAAATTAACTTCAAACACAATTTATGCACCTTGGACCCTATCCAAACAATTGCTGTAAATGGAGTTTTGGTTTTACACTGGAAACTTAAATTGAATAATGTGTCCATTCTTGGTGTGTATGTACATTAATATAAATAAGCATTGAAAGTTGTTCTTGAGTTTCAAAATCTTGCAGCATATATAAATGAAATGGTATGCTCAGTTTTTAAGATGAACTCACCTGGGCTGTACCAGTAGCTCAGTTTATTGTCTCAGAATTTAATATAAAATGCTGAAGCATTAAATTCTGCATTATTGGACCAGTAACATTATTAAAACCAGTAATATTTTCTTATCTAATTCAGTTTTAGATTTTAATTTAATGGCTTCCTTTTGTTGCCTGGCTAGCAGGAAAACGAGGTCGAGGCCGGTCCTGACCTGTTTTGATGACGACTGACTTGCAGAGGTTACACTGGAAGCTGCTAAAGGAGATGATGGTAAGACTCCAGACCAGGACGCCAAATGGAGACCAGGAACGTCAAGGAAAAGAGCTTCAGATGTCAACGTATATGGACTGTAATTTTTAAATTTTGTATAGCAAATTTACCTTTTTTTGTAATATACAGGGGTAGTGGTGGGTGATGACCATTGTTTTGTGTCAGATGGTTTCATAATGGTCACAATATTCACAAAATACCAGACTTGCGCAGAAAACTTAAAAACCATGTCCAAGCCATTGCATTCACGTCCAGCTGATTGTAGTTCTCGTGTTATTGCTCATCACTACCTCACCCTGCAGTTCAATAACTCATTATTCCTGAAGAGGACTGCTTGCAGATGGAAGTGTAATCATCAATATTTCAGGTAGTTGAGCATTCCAGAAGAATGGTTCTTTTCTGAacctaactttaaaaaaaagagggTTGTTAAACTCTCCTCACTAGCAGAGGAGTGGATTACCCTTTGTGTACTGTATATATAGAGAACTAAACAAGAGCAAGGCTTGTTTTCCTATATTTGCCACAAAGAAAATCTGTTATATTTTATTGCTGGCTTAGTTTTTTGTTTTAACATGTTTTACCCTTATTATTTCTGGCCAAATTAGGGTATTGGAAAATCATTAGTGGCACCCTATCTTTATTACAAATGACTGTAAACAAACCTTGCTCTTGTCTCTATTAAACTGAAACTGCTATCTTGCTTTTTCAGATACTATAGTTAACCTTAGGTTGTATGATAGTTGAAGGAGTTGTTACTCTTAAGTGCTGAAATGTTGGAAATTGGAAATTCGATACGACAAAAaactacaatttaaaataaagtaCAATATCCCTTTTGATAGTTTTGTATGGGCTAGTCTTACAATTTATGAAATTGCACATATCTTTGTGTTCTAATGAAGTTGATACAAATCAGGTTCTCTAATCCACTTTGTTTGGATTTGATGTGTGTACGCTTAAGTGAGCACACTTTTTGTTACATTGCCCTGCTGACTCGGTGgcaatttatttttgtaaaagCCTTTCACAAATGTAATCTTTTGACCTAGAAGTTTTTCCAATTTATTTTCTCTGGTTCCTAAAGTCAGATGGAGTAGCCCCACAAATGTCGGTTATAAACAGGATAGGATGCTGATATACAACTATAGAAATTGAATGCATATAATTACACTTTTATTCCCCCAGGAAGTTTATCTGGTATAAAATTAGAATATGGACTCTTGGCAGGTTAGATACTTTGAGTAATGTGGAATAACGCTTTAGAAAAGGCTAAATCGTTTTTGAACATGAGTTAATAGCAAGCTTAAATTGGCGAAGATGCATAATTCATACAAAATTAGCTTTTGTAAATATCCTTGAGTCACTTGCTTTTATTACACATTTAAAAAGTTTGTACCATCCTAGTTTAATGGATACTTGTGCATTGAAGCATTATGGTTGATGCGTCAGACTTAGAAAAAGTGGCTATGGTTTTCAGCACCTGAGGATTAACCTAGTACCATGGTGACTTGTTTTTGTTCTGAATTGAACATTGTTTGAGAGGATATATTCTACATCTTAAGCCATTTTAACAGCTGAGTTTATCGGGGTAGCTGAACCATGTGGAAAATTGTACTTCATCTTTGTTTTGTGCTGGTTTCATTTGGGGTTGCAGTCCTTTGCAGCTGTGGATCAGGAGTGGAAAATCAATAGGGCTCCTCTGAAATGTAGTTTTATAGTCAATTAACATGTCTGCCTTCACTGAGGTTTGAATATTTGTCATGTAGTTTTGTGCTAAAGGATGTGAGTAACTGTGCCTTGACCAGCAATTCATAGTTTCTGGAGAAATGGGAAGAAAGTTGGTTCGGATATTTAAGAAGAAAATGCTTCTAGAAATAACGATATGAATGCTGAGGCATCAGATTTTAAAGTGAAAGATGGCTGTATTTGCATCAGTCCTACTGTACTTGCATCAGTGTAACTGAGATCTGGGAGGTTTCATGATCTTTTGTACTGATGCATTTTATCCAGTACTCATTCTGTGTTGGGATGTGAATGCTGCATTTCTGTAAATTGCTATAATCATGTAACACTGACACAGTAAATAAGAATAGCC
This window harbors:
- the LOC144596616 gene encoding heterogeneous nuclear ribonucleoprotein Q-like isoform X3 produces the protein MSAEAMATEHMNGNGIEESMETSTALVRSEHYQTLLTAGLPRKVADKLDEIYLAGLVSHSDLDERALDALREFNEEGALSVLQQFKESDLSHVQNKSAFLCGVMKTYRQREKQGSKVTDANKGPDETRIKALLERTGYTLDVTTGQRKYGGPPPDAVHSGPQPNIGTEIFVGKIPRDLFEDELVPLFEKAGPIWDLRLMMDPLTGLNRGYAFVTFCSKDSAQEAVKLCDNHEIRPGKHIGVCISVANNRLFVGSIPKSKTKEQIMEEFGKVTEGLTDVILYHQPDDKKKNRGFCFLEFEDHKSAAQARRRLMSGKVKVWGNVVTVEWADPIEDPDPEVMSKVKVLFVRNLASTVTEELLEKTFSHFGKLERVKKLKDYAFVHFDERDGAVKAMNEMNGKDLEGENIEIVLAKPPDKKKKERQAQRQAARSQLYEDYYYYPPPRMPPPTRNRNRGARGGYSYPLDYYSYEDYYDYYGYDYHDYRGGYEDPYYGYDDYQTTAIGRSGRSGRGAPPARGRGVSQPRRSGFSQRGQMAGRGARGARGGPQAQQRARGQENEVEAGPDLF
- the LOC144596616 gene encoding heterogeneous nuclear ribonucleoprotein Q-like isoform X2, whose translation is MSAEAMATEHMNGNGIEESMETSTALVRSEHYQTLLTAGLPRKVADKLDEIYLAGLVSHSDLDERALDALREFNEEGALSVLQQFKESDLSHVQNKSAFLCGVMKTYRQREKQGSKVTDANKGPDETRIKALLERTGYTLDVTTGQRKYGGPPPDAVHSGPQPNIGTEIFVGKIPRDLFEDELVPLFEKAGPIWDLRLMMDPLTGLNRGYAFVTFCSKDSAQEAVKLCDNHEIRPGKHIGVCISVANNRLFVGSIPKSKTKEQIMEEFGKVTEGLTDVILYHQPDDKKKNRGFCFLEFEDHKSAAQARRRLMSGKVKVWGNVVTVEWADPIEDPDPEVMSKVKVLFVRNLASTVTEELLEKTFSHFGKLERVKKLKDYAFVHFDERDGAVKAMNEMNGKDLEGENIEIVLAKPPDKKKKERQAQRQAARSQLYEDYYYYPPPRMPPPTRNRNRGARGGYSYPLDYYSYEDYYDYYGYDYHDYRGGYEDPYYGYDDYQTTAIGRSGRSGRGAPPARGRGVSQPRRSGFSQRGQMAGRGARGARGGPQAQQRARGVRGVRGSRGGNLGGKRKADGYNQPDSKRRQTNNQNWGSQPIAQQPLQGKRGRGRS
- the LOC144596616 gene encoding heterogeneous nuclear ribonucleoprotein Q-like isoform X4, coding for MSAEAMATEHMNGNGIEESMETSTALVRSEHYQTLLTAGLPRKVADKLDEIYLAGLVSHSDLDERALDALREFNEEGALSVLQQFKESDLSHVQNKSAFLCGVMKTYRQREKQGSKVTDANKGPDETRIKALLERTGYTLDVTTGQRKYGGPPPDAVHSGPQPNIGTEIFVGKIPRDLFEDELVPLFEKAGPIWDLRLMMDPLTGLNRGYAFVTFCSKDSAQEAVKLCDNHEIRPGKHIGVCISVANNRLFVGSIPKSKTKEQIMEEFGKVTEGLTDVILYHQPDDKKKNRGFCFLEFEDHKSAAQARRRLMSGKVKVWGNVVTVEWADPIEDPDPEVMSKVKVLFVRNLASTVTEELLEKTFSHFGKLERVKKLKDYAFVHFDERDGAVKAMNEMNGKDLEGENIEIVLAKPPDKKKKERQAQRQAARSQLYEDYYYYPPPRMPPPTRNRNRGARGGYSYPLDYYSYEDYYDYYGYDYHDYRGGYEDPYYGYDDYQTTAIGRSGRSGRGAPPARGRGVSQPRRSGFSQRGQMAGRGARGARGGPQAQQRARGENEVEAGPDLF
- the LOC144596616 gene encoding heterogeneous nuclear ribonucleoprotein Q-like isoform X1; amino-acid sequence: MSAEAMATEHMNGNGIEESMETSTALVRSEHYQTLLTAGLPRKVADKLDEIYLAGLVSHSDLDERALDALREFNEEGALSVLQQFKESDLSHVQNKSAFLCGVMKTYRQREKQGSKVTDANKGPDETRIKALLERTGYTLDVTTGQRKYGGPPPDAVHSGPQPNIGTEIFVGKIPRDLFEDELVPLFEKAGPIWDLRLMMDPLTGLNRGYAFVTFCSKDSAQEAVKLCDNHEIRPGKHIGVCISVANNRLFVGSIPKSKTKEQIMEEFGKVTEGLTDVILYHQPDDKKKNRGFCFLEFEDHKSAAQARRRLMSGKVKVWGNVVTVEWADPIEDPDPEVMSKVKVLFVRNLASTVTEELLEKTFSHFGKLERVKKLKDYAFVHFDERDGAVKAMNEMNGKDLEGENIEIVLAKPPDKKKKERQAQRQAARSQLYEDYYYYPPPRMPPPTRNRNRGARGGYSYPLDYYSYEDYYDYYGYDYHDYRGGYEDPYYGYDDYQTTAIGRSGRSGRGAPPARGRGVSQPRRSGFSQRGQMAGRGARGARGGPQAQQRARGVRGVRGSRGGNLGGKRKADGYNQPDSKRRQTNNQNWGSQPIAQQPLQGGDYSGNYGYKSENDHRFYQDTYGQQWK